One window of Trifolium pratense cultivar HEN17-A07 linkage group LG5, ARS_RC_1.1, whole genome shotgun sequence genomic DNA carries:
- the LOC123883851 gene encoding receptor-like protein kinase THESEUS 1 — MVMPKYTPFVLILLLFGACNKSFASSFIPIDNYLVACGSSHDITFQGRTFIPEFKFNHSNLQIIANKSIAVTSKPNTTLSPLYNSAQLFFEKASYKFKIQQHGRHWIRLYFHPFPDSNPNMTFASIKVTTDSFVLLDNFTFANYTNSHFKKEYAINITSDELSLTFIPLNNSLVFVNAIEVISISDELFFDHIVVTLNPSGFFEQFSKSALETVYRVNIGGATLSDTLGRTWENDEYYFRHPINTSTSSYLVSTNPSAIKYSVAAPPSVYATARALKIASQSQSQGYDLSWIFNVDPNFMYFVRVHFCDIINNSLNNKMVFNLFINGAFAVRSLDLSSKTRRLAVPYYHDFISYSSRNTFKVSVSVDPDTRADTLDAIMNGVEILKISNNAGRLNEFSSFEGFYSNLPENEASVLDSPKKTSKISTKLGIWWAVILIGCSVCVLAFLAFGGLSFCYLKGRWRKKKSVTSFKFLRHYTLPEMQQATNYFDAELITGAGGFGKVYKGKLENGKVVAIKVANPESRQGLSEFQNEIELLSGLRHQNLVSLVGCCNEDSELILVYNYMANGSLNSHLYGRDFVPLSWKQRLGICLGAAKGLLYLHTGAKQSIIHRDVKTTNILLDENLVPKVADFGISKKGPLLDKSHVTTNVKGSFGYVDPEYFWTKYLTKKSDVYSFGVVLIEVICGKPALDDARKTQEMNLALWALSCHKKGTFNEMVDPYLIGKVNMDSLNKVLELAWKCLEERRVNRPSMGYVLCQLEEALHLELASHVLNDNDNEFTDDIEAVV, encoded by the coding sequence ATTTGCCTCATCATTCATTCCAATTGATAATTATTTGGTCGCTTGTGGTTCTTCCCACGATATCACTTTTCAGGGTCGAACTTTCATACctgaatttaaatttaatcaTTCCAACCTTCAAATAATAGCCAATAAATCTATTGCTGTTACTTCTAAACCCAACACTACACTTTCACCACTCTATAATTCAGCTCAACTCTTCTTTGAAAAGGCATcatataaattcaaaattcaacaaCACGGGAGACATTGGATCCGTCTCTATTTTCACCCTTTTCCTGATTCCAACCCAAACATGACCTTTGCCTCAATAAAAGTAACCACTGATAGTTTTGTGCTTCTTGATAACTTCACTTTTGCAAACTATACGAACTCTCATTTTAAGAAGGAGTACGCGATCAACATTACATCAGACGAGTTATCACTTACTTTCATCCCTCTAAACAATTCACTTGTCTTTGTTAACGCCATAGAAGTTATCTCTATATCAGATGAGCTCTTCTTTGACCATATAGTAGTAACTCTAAATCCATCAGGCTTTTTTGAACAATTCTCAAAGTCTGCCCTTGAAACAGTGTACAGAGTGAATATTGGAGGTGCAACTTTGAGTGACACCCTTGGAAGGACTTGGGAGAATGATGAATATTACTTCCGCCACCCCATAAACACCTCCACTAGTTCTTATCTCGTATCTACAAACCCTTCTGCAATAAAGTATTCTGTTGCTGCTCCACCATCGGTTTATGCCACGGCCAGAGCCTTGAAAATTGCATCACAGTCACAATCACAAGGATACGACTTAAGTTGGATCTTTAATGTAGATCCAAACTTCATGTATTTTGTTCGGGTTCATTTCTGTGACATAATTAACAATTCACTGAACAACAAAAtggttttcaatttatttataaatggaGCATTTGCGGTTAGAAGTCTTGATCTCTCATCCAAAACTAGAAGACTTGCTGTCCCATATTACCATGACTTCATCTCCTACTCctcaagaaatactttcaaagtGAGTGTGAGTGTTGATCCTGATACGAGGGCAGACACGTTAGATGCAATCATGAATGGTGTTGAAATATTGAAAATTAGCAACAATGCAGGTAGATTGAACGAGTTTTCTTCTTTTGAGGGCTTTTATTCTAACTTACCAGAAAATGAGGCAAGTGTTTTAGattcaccaaaaaaaacttCGAAAATAAGTACAAAACTAGGGATTTGGTGGGCTGTCATTTTAATTGGTTGCAGTGTGTGTGTTTTGGCGTTTCTAGCATTTGGTGGACTATCATTTTGTTATTTGAAAGGTCGCTGGAGGAAGAAGAAATCAGTAACTAGTTTTAAGTTTCTGAGACATTATACTTTGCCTGAGATGCAACAAGCAACAAATTATTTTGATGCTGAGCTGATTACTGGAGCAGGAGGATTTGGAAAGGTGTATAAAGGAAAACTAGAAAATGGGAAAGTAGTAGCCATCAAAGTAGCAAATCCTGAATCTAGACAAGGACTCAGTGAATTCCAAAATGAAATTGAGTTGTTGTCTGGTCTTCGTCATCAAAACCTTGTATCTCTTGTAGGTTGTTGTAATGAAGACTCAGAACTGATTCTGGTATATAATTACATGGCAAATGGATCGCTCAACAGTCATCTATATGGTAGGGACTTTGTTCCTCTATCTTGGAAGCAACGCCTTGGGATATGTTTAGGGGCTGCAAAGGGACTTTTATATCTTCACACTGGAGCTAAACAGAGCATAATTCACCGTGATGTGAAGACAACAAACATTCTCTTGGATGAAAATCTTGTGCCAAAAGTTGCGGATTTTGGTATATCAAAAAAGGGTCCTCTTCTTGATAAAAGCCATGTTACAACCAATGTAAAGGGTAGTTTTGGCTATGTTGATCCAGAATATTTTTGGACTAAGTATCTCACTAAGAAATCGGATGTTTACTCGTTTGGGGTGGTGTTGATTGAAGTTATATGTGGGAAGCCTGCTTTAGATGATGCCCGTAAGACACAGGAGATGAATTTGGCACTGTGGGCATTAAGCTGCCATAAAAAAGGTACTTTCAATGAAATGGTAGATCCATATTTGATTGGAAAAGTTAATATGGATTCTCTAAACAAGGTTTTAGAGTTGGCATGGAAGTGCTTGGAGGAGCGTCGGGTTAACAGACCATCAATGGGGTATGTATTATGTCAACTAGAAGAAGCTCTCCATCTTGAGTTGGCTTCACATGTTTTGAATGACAATGACAATGAATTTACAGATGATATAGAAGCtgttgtttga